A genomic region of Christiangramia sp. OXR-203 contains the following coding sequences:
- the bioA gene encoding adenosylmethionine--8-amino-7-oxononanoate transaminase — translation MQEVDITSNLKERDSKHLWHPLTQHKVSSEMLPISKASGVILTDDEGRDYIDGISSWYTAVYGHCNPYITNKVAAQMQNLDQVVFSGFTHKPAIELSEALIKILPEGQQKLFFNDNGSTATEIGIKMALQYHHNLGNDRKVMLAFENGFHGDTFGAMSVSGLSVYNGAFEDHFIRVERIPVPDGTNNKAILDQLKSILSKENIAGFIYEPLIQGAAAMKFHDAEGLNAILKLCRQHEVLLVADEVMTGFGKTGTYFASDYIEEKPDVICMSKALTAGLLPMGLTSCNQKVYDAFYSEEIAKGLFHGHTYTANPLACTAALAGIELLTSEEIQQKIHRISNTNQNFVRELKQNQQVLNARSMGVILAFELHVEMERYGNLRDKLFRFFMDNGLFLRPLGNTIYIVPPYVTPEEQMTSIYKLLQECIDQFQA, via the coding sequence ATGCAAGAAGTAGACATTACATCAAATCTTAAAGAAAGAGACAGCAAGCATTTATGGCATCCGCTTACACAGCATAAAGTTTCTTCAGAAATGCTGCCAATTTCAAAAGCGAGCGGAGTTATACTTACTGATGATGAAGGTCGTGATTATATCGACGGAATCTCATCCTGGTACACTGCAGTATATGGGCATTGTAATCCCTATATCACAAATAAGGTCGCTGCGCAGATGCAGAATCTGGATCAGGTGGTTTTCAGCGGATTTACACATAAACCTGCCATAGAGCTATCTGAAGCATTGATAAAAATTCTACCTGAAGGGCAGCAAAAACTGTTTTTCAATGATAATGGCTCCACAGCGACCGAGATCGGGATCAAAATGGCTTTGCAGTATCATCATAACCTTGGAAATGATCGAAAAGTGATGCTGGCTTTCGAAAATGGATTCCATGGAGATACTTTTGGCGCAATGTCAGTCTCCGGACTCTCAGTTTATAATGGAGCTTTTGAAGATCATTTTATACGTGTAGAACGTATTCCGGTTCCAGATGGAACTAACAACAAGGCAATTCTTGATCAATTAAAATCTATACTCAGCAAGGAAAATATTGCTGGATTTATTTATGAGCCACTAATTCAGGGGGCTGCAGCAATGAAGTTCCACGATGCTGAGGGCCTGAATGCAATATTGAAACTTTGTCGTCAACATGAAGTTCTCCTGGTGGCAGATGAGGTCATGACCGGTTTTGGTAAAACCGGAACTTATTTTGCTTCAGATTATATTGAAGAAAAACCAGATGTGATCTGCATGTCCAAAGCTCTAACGGCAGGCTTGCTGCCTATGGGACTAACCTCCTGTAATCAAAAGGTCTATGATGCTTTTTATTCAGAAGAAATTGCAAAAGGTCTTTTTCACGGGCATACCTATACTGCGAATCCACTCGCATGTACAGCAGCTCTTGCAGGAATAGAATTACTAACTTCCGAAGAAATTCAACAGAAAATTCACAGAATTTCTAATACTAACCAGAATTTCGTTCGCGAATTGAAGCAAAATCAGCAGGTTCTCAACGCTCGCTCTATGGGTGTGATCCTCGCTTTTGAACTTCATGTGGAAATGGAGCGCTACGGGAATTTGAGAGACAAGCTTTTCAGGTTTTTTATGGATAATGGGCTGTTTTTACGTCCGCTTGGGAATACGATCTATATCGTGCCGCCGTATGTAACTCCTGAAGAGCAGATGACATCGATTTATAAATTACTTCAGGAATGCATAGATCAATTTCAGGCGTAA
- the mnhG gene encoding monovalent cation/H(+) antiporter subunit G, whose amino-acid sequence MIDIIIAAIATLGALFVLLAAIGIVRMPDTYLRISVTTKAATLGVGLLLLSSTIFFSNADVTSQAFVIILFLFLTAPVSAHLIGRASYFIGVKLWDKSVMDELQGKYQKNTHILKSKVDDTPEDNVDHSKMDDADK is encoded by the coding sequence ATGATAGATATCATAATAGCCGCCATAGCAACACTGGGAGCCCTTTTCGTTCTTTTAGCAGCGATCGGGATCGTTCGTATGCCAGACACTTATCTTCGTATATCGGTAACTACCAAAGCGGCCACTCTCGGTGTTGGCCTCTTATTACTTAGTTCTACCATATTTTTCAGCAATGCAGATGTGACTTCACAGGCATTTGTTATTATTCTATTCCTGTTCTTAACGGCCCCTGTAAGTGCACACCTCATTGGCCGAGCTTCTTATTTCATAGGAGTTAAACTCTGGGATAAATCGGTAATGGATGAATTGCAAGGTAAATATCAAAAGAACACTCATATCCTAAAAAGTAAGGTAGACGATACTCCTGAAGATAACGTAGATCACAGCAAAATGGATGATGCCGATAAGTAA
- a CDS encoding Na+/H+ antiporter subunit E: MKNKFLSNILLTFVWVALTGDFSFENYLFGFFLNFHILWIITVGRKRSRYFLIVPKIILLLLNFLYELVKANLEVAYEVITPRLNVTPGIIMVPLDVKSDIGITVLANMISLTPGTLSIDVSNDKKVLFVHAMYLKDREKFIRGIKDGFERRILEVLS; this comes from the coding sequence ATGAAGAATAAATTTCTTTCAAACATATTGCTAACGTTCGTTTGGGTTGCCCTTACGGGTGATTTTTCATTCGAAAACTACCTGTTTGGATTCTTTCTGAATTTTCATATTCTATGGATCATCACTGTTGGGAGAAAGCGAAGTCGTTATTTTCTTATTGTTCCGAAGATCATTTTGTTGTTGCTGAATTTTCTTTACGAACTGGTAAAAGCCAACCTGGAAGTTGCGTATGAAGTGATCACGCCAAGACTTAATGTGACGCCGGGTATAATTATGGTGCCACTGGATGTTAAGTCTGATATCGGGATTACTGTTCTCGCGAATATGATATCCCTCACGCCGGGTACTTTGAGCATCGATGTATCTAATGATAAAAAGGTTCTTTTTGTACATGCCATGTACCTGAAGGATAGAGAGAAATTCATTCGCGGAATCAAGGATGGATTTGAACGTAGAATTTTGGAAGTGCTGTCATGA
- the bioD gene encoding dethiobiotin synthase: MPSHYFITGISTDVGKSIAAAMITEALEADYWKPVQAGDLNNSDTHKVERLISNSMTTFHKNSYALNSPMSPHAAAEIDSIKIDIKKIKRPKTNRDLVIEGAGGLLVPLNNKSTILDLIGKDDCVILVSRHYLGSINHTLLSIQMLRSRGIENIKIIFSGNEHRSTEQAIQDHSGIEVLGRIEQEPYFDKNVVLEYAEKWREKLCKK, encoded by the coding sequence ATGCCTTCTCATTATTTTATTACCGGAATTAGCACAGATGTTGGAAAAAGCATCGCGGCTGCTATGATCACTGAAGCACTGGAAGCCGATTACTGGAAACCTGTACAGGCAGGTGATCTAAATAATTCAGATACTCACAAGGTTGAACGTTTGATTAGCAATTCCATGACGACCTTTCATAAGAATAGCTATGCTTTGAATAGTCCCATGAGTCCGCATGCTGCTGCTGAAATTGATTCAATAAAGATCGATATAAAGAAGATTAAAAGGCCTAAAACCAATCGCGATCTCGTTATTGAAGGAGCTGGTGGATTACTTGTGCCTTTAAACAATAAAAGCACAATTTTGGATCTTATTGGAAAAGATGATTGCGTTATTCTAGTTTCAAGGCATTATCTGGGAAGTATAAATCACACTTTGTTAAGTATTCAAATGCTCAGGTCGCGAGGGATAGAAAATATTAAGATCATTTTCAGCGGGAATGAGCATAGAAGTACTGAGCAGGCGATCCAGGATCATAGTGGTATTGAAGTACTGGGAAGAATAGAGCAGGAGCCATACTTTGATAAAAATGTAGTACTGGAATATGCTGAAAAATGGAGGGAGAAATTATGCAAGAAGTAG
- a CDS encoding Na+/H+ antiporter subunit B, whose product MRTTIILKTASNYLLPVLLVFSVFILLRGHYLPGGGFVGGLIASIAFILHSFANGLEKTKELLIVHPGFLLPVGLAISFMAGLAPVIFFDLPFMTGLWSHDTVAILGSVGSALFFDIGVYLVVNGVTLTIIFTISESA is encoded by the coding sequence ATGCGGACAACCATTATATTAAAAACAGCTTCTAATTACCTTTTACCGGTATTGTTGGTGTTTTCGGTCTTTATCCTTCTCCGTGGGCACTACCTGCCTGGTGGTGGGTTTGTTGGCGGTCTTATTGCATCTATTGCATTTATTTTGCATTCATTCGCCAACGGACTCGAAAAGACGAAAGAGCTTTTAATCGTGCATCCGGGATTTTTATTACCCGTAGGACTCGCTATTTCGTTTATGGCTGGTCTGGCTCCGGTAATATTTTTTGATCTGCCATTTATGACCGGGCTTTGGTCACACGATACAGTTGCTATACTTGGCAGCGTAGGTTCTGCCCTGTTTTTCGATATTGGTGTTTACCTTGTGGTAAATGGAGTAACTCTTACAATAATCTTTACAATTTCTGAATCGGCCTGA
- a CDS encoding Na+/H+ antiporter subunit C: protein MEILLALMVGILYGTGIYMMLRRSMVKLIIGIILLGNGANLLIFLLGRITKGAPPIIPGDSKVFVEAFADPVPQALILTAIVISFGLQSFAIVLVKRAHTVVRTDDLDEMNATDEDS from the coding sequence ATGGAGATACTTTTAGCATTAATGGTAGGTATTCTATACGGAACTGGTATTTATATGATGCTTCGCCGAAGTATGGTGAAACTTATTATAGGGATCATATTACTCGGTAACGGCGCAAACCTGCTTATTTTTCTCCTCGGAAGAATAACCAAAGGAGCCCCGCCAATTATACCTGGTGATTCCAAGGTTTTCGTAGAAGCCTTTGCCGATCCTGTACCGCAGGCATTGATCCTTACTGCCATTGTAATTAGTTTTGGTTTGCAGTCTTTTGCCATCGTTCTGGTAAAAAGGGCGCATACCGTAGTAAGAACTGATGATTTGGATGAAATGAACGCAACCGACGAAGATTCATGA
- a CDS encoding cupin-like domain-containing protein: protein MKLDLQNIPRRSNLSKEDFLREYFEPRRPVIIEDLSQDWPALKKWNFDYFKEKAGEIIVPLYDGKPASGHSNSHGPAQKIPFKDYIDILENGPTDLRMFFFNLLQNCPELIEDFEYPELGIKFFKKLPVLFVGGEGSKVVMHYDMDLANNFHFNFAGKKRIILYPPDQTGFLYKVPYSIVSMEIIDMDDPDLQKYPALAKARGFECILEHGDALYIPSHWWHWVKYETPSLSLTLRSLPTKPSDLGEVISNLLFMRNYDNLMRKLKGQKWIDYKNRKAIERTNRYAGIN, encoded by the coding sequence TTGAAACTGGATCTCCAAAATATTCCCAGGCGAAGCAATCTTTCAAAAGAAGATTTTCTCCGGGAATATTTTGAACCCAGAAGACCGGTTATTATTGAAGATCTTAGCCAGGATTGGCCTGCTCTCAAAAAGTGGAATTTTGATTATTTCAAAGAGAAAGCAGGAGAGATTATCGTTCCATTGTATGACGGCAAACCTGCCAGCGGTCATTCTAATTCTCATGGTCCTGCTCAAAAAATACCTTTCAAAGACTATATAGATATCCTAGAGAATGGTCCTACAGATCTGCGGATGTTCTTCTTTAATTTACTTCAGAACTGCCCGGAACTTATTGAAGACTTTGAGTATCCGGAACTGGGAATCAAGTTTTTTAAGAAACTCCCGGTATTATTCGTTGGAGGAGAAGGTTCTAAGGTCGTTATGCATTACGATATGGATCTTGCAAATAATTTCCATTTCAATTTTGCAGGCAAAAAGCGTATTATCCTGTATCCACCAGATCAAACAGGTTTTTTATACAAGGTGCCCTATTCTATAGTAAGTATGGAAATCATTGATATGGATGATCCAGATCTACAAAAATATCCTGCTTTAGCAAAAGCCCGAGGTTTTGAATGCATTTTAGAACACGGAGATGCTTTGTATATTCCCAGTCACTGGTGGCACTGGGTGAAATATGAAACTCCAAGTTTGTCACTCACGCTTAGATCGCTGCCCACAAAACCATCAGATCTGGGAGAGGTTATATCTAATCTTCTTTTTATGCGGAATTATGATAATTTGATGCGTAAATTGAAGGGTCAGAAATGGATAGACTACAAAAACCGCAAGGCAATTGAGCGCACGAATCGCTATGCCGGTATTAATTGA
- the bioB gene encoding biotin synthase BioB: MALKHDWTKEEILDIYNKPFMDLLYEAASIHREHHDPNTVQVSTLLSIKTGGCPEDCGYCPQAARYHTDLEGNDLMSVNQVKAQALRAKASGSSRVCMGAAWRNVKDGEEFDNVLEMVRSINKLDMEVCCTLGMLTENQAARLAEAGLYAYNHNLDTSEDYYKEVISTRGFDDRLATIDNVRKTNVTVCSGGIIGMGESPADRAGMLVALATLNPQPESVPINALVPVEGTPMEEQEPVPIWDMIRMVATTRIVMPETQVRLSAGRTQMSREGQAMCFFAGANSIFAGDKLLTTPNPDVNEDMEMFKMLGLNPQKPFVKKSQPESVAAENSQFQSQNEKPKWSRPGHKIERNLEAQQKAKTKV, from the coding sequence ATGGCACTTAAACACGACTGGACGAAGGAAGAGATCCTCGATATATATAACAAACCATTTATGGATCTGCTTTATGAAGCTGCAAGCATTCACCGCGAGCATCATGATCCAAATACAGTACAGGTTTCAACTTTACTTTCTATAAAGACCGGCGGTTGTCCTGAAGATTGCGGATACTGTCCGCAGGCGGCCCGTTACCATACAGATCTTGAAGGTAATGATCTTATGAGTGTAAACCAGGTGAAAGCCCAGGCATTGCGCGCTAAAGCTTCTGGAAGTTCCAGAGTTTGTATGGGTGCAGCCTGGAGAAATGTAAAGGATGGGGAAGAGTTCGACAATGTTCTGGAAATGGTAAGAAGTATCAATAAACTTGATATGGAGGTTTGCTGTACGCTGGGAATGCTTACTGAAAACCAGGCGGCAAGACTGGCAGAAGCCGGACTTTATGCTTACAATCACAACCTGGATACATCTGAAGATTACTATAAAGAAGTGATTTCTACCCGTGGTTTTGATGATAGACTTGCTACGATCGATAATGTTCGTAAAACGAATGTGACAGTTTGTAGTGGCGGGATCATAGGAATGGGAGAGAGTCCTGCCGACCGTGCAGGAATGCTGGTTGCGCTCGCGACTCTTAATCCACAGCCGGAATCTGTTCCAATCAATGCGCTTGTTCCTGTAGAAGGAACGCCCATGGAAGAACAGGAGCCAGTGCCAATCTGGGATATGATCAGGATGGTGGCAACAACCAGGATCGTAATGCCAGAAACACAGGTGAGACTTTCTGCTGGAAGAACTCAGATGAGCAGGGAAGGACAGGCAATGTGCTTCTTTGCCGGAGCAAATTCCATTTTTGCTGGAGATAAATTGCTTACAACTCCAAATCCTGATGTAAATGAGGATATGGAAATGTTTAAAATGCTTGGTTTAAATCCGCAAAAACCTTTCGTTAAGAAATCTCAGCCTGAAAGTGTTGCAGCTGAAAATTCTCAATTTCAGAGTCAGAACGAAAAACCAAAATGGTCCCGGCCAGGACATAAGATCGAGCGTAACCTTGAAGCTCAGCAAAAGGCAAAAACGAAGGTTTAA
- a CDS encoding beta-ketoacyl synthase N-terminal-like domain-containing protein produces MKNPISIDAIASISPLGSSAEEIWSNYLHDSHRFSKKTTTEKSWWAGELSEYLNNELLELQQEDSRYRHLDRSVLMAILTGRKLKNELGFNNRNSGLNIGSSRGATELFEKYHKEFVETGKASTYSSPTTTLGNISSWTAQDLQLEGPEFSHSITCSTGMHSILNAIAWLESGMRDNFIAGGSEAPLTGFTLAQMDAMKIYAQSDDEYPCKSLNMEKQKNSMILSEAAGLLSLSKNPSEKSQAIIRGIGYANEELKHGASLSREGFCLQKSMKMAIKDASEEIDAIVMHAPGTIGGDLAEVNAVKAIFGDDQPAITSNKWKTGHSFATSGILNIQMAILMIQHQQFITVPFSKFQKKPTQLKNILVNSVGFGGNAVSLLISAN; encoded by the coding sequence TTGAAAAACCCAATTTCCATAGACGCCATTGCCAGTATTTCACCATTAGGAAGTTCTGCCGAAGAGATCTGGAGTAATTATCTCCATGACTCCCATCGTTTTAGTAAAAAAACTACTACTGAAAAATCCTGGTGGGCAGGAGAATTATCGGAATATCTCAATAATGAACTACTAGAGCTTCAGCAGGAAGATTCCAGGTATCGCCATCTGGACCGTTCGGTTTTAATGGCAATTCTCACCGGTCGGAAACTGAAAAATGAACTGGGTTTCAATAATCGTAATTCCGGACTGAACATAGGAAGTAGTCGTGGTGCAACAGAACTTTTTGAAAAGTATCACAAAGAATTTGTAGAGACCGGAAAGGCATCTACCTATAGTTCTCCAACTACCACTTTGGGAAATATTTCCTCCTGGACTGCGCAGGATCTGCAACTGGAAGGCCCAGAGTTTTCGCATAGTATTACCTGTTCTACAGGAATGCATTCAATTTTAAATGCGATCGCCTGGCTGGAAAGTGGAATGCGAGACAACTTTATTGCCGGTGGCAGCGAAGCACCTCTTACAGGTTTTACACTCGCTCAAATGGATGCCATGAAGATCTATGCGCAAAGTGACGATGAATATCCATGTAAATCGCTGAACATGGAGAAGCAAAAGAATAGCATGATCTTGAGTGAAGCTGCAGGATTATTATCTTTAAGCAAGAACCCTTCAGAAAAATCGCAAGCTATTATTCGCGGGATTGGGTATGCCAATGAAGAATTAAAACACGGAGCTTCATTATCCCGGGAAGGTTTCTGTCTTCAGAAGAGTATGAAAATGGCAATTAAAGACGCTTCCGAAGAAATTGATGCGATCGTTATGCACGCTCCGGGAACCATTGGCGGTGATCTGGCTGAAGTAAATGCGGTGAAAGCGATCTTTGGCGATGATCAACCAGCAATAACCTCCAACAAATGGAAGACCGGTCATAGTTTTGCGACTTCCGGAATTCTGAATATACAAATGGCGATATTAATGATTCAGCATCAACAGTTTATAACTGTTCCCTTTTCAAAATTTCAGAAGAAACCTACACAATTAAAAAACATTCTGGTGAATTCTGTCGGTTTTGGTGGGAATGCGGTTTCCCTGCTAATTTCTGCAAATTAA
- a CDS encoding MgtC/SapB family protein, which yields MNWELFALRVVLATIAGLVIGYEREIQGKGAGLKTNALVALGSAIFILMALRFQNEESVDITRVLGQIVVGIGFIGAGTILEKKRKIQGLTTAATVWCSAATGCLAGFGMYTELGIISGLILIINLVFGYVEHEMIKKDKQDEEKKD from the coding sequence ATGAACTGGGAACTATTTGCTCTTAGAGTCGTACTTGCAACAATCGCCGGACTTGTGATTGGCTATGAAAGGGAAATCCAGGGCAAAGGTGCGGGATTAAAAACCAACGCTCTGGTAGCTCTAGGCTCTGCGATCTTTATATTAATGGCTCTAAGGTTTCAGAATGAAGAGTCGGTGGATATCACTCGGGTGCTTGGCCAGATCGTTGTTGGTATTGGCTTCATTGGTGCAGGAACAATTCTGGAAAAGAAGCGGAAAATTCAGGGTCTTACTACCGCGGCTACAGTCTGGTGTAGTGCTGCTACCGGATGTCTTGCAGGTTTCGGGATGTATACAGAACTAGGGATAATAAGCGGACTTATTTTGATAATAAATCTCGTTTTTGGATACGTTGAACACGAAATGATCAAAAAGGATAAACAGGATGAGGAGAAAAAGGATTAA
- a CDS encoding proton-conducting transporter membrane subunit, whose translation MTQQLILYPLFLQMAISIILMFGWSRIRFQKIFSIFGSTLSVILAIVLFSYIWQNGTQTIQAGNWEAPFGITFVADSLAATLVLLTAISGLAVSIFSAGSVLRDRLRFGYFPIFHFLLLGLNGAFLTGDIFNLYVWFEIIIISSFVLITIGGEKAQLEGAVKYFTLNILASMIFLTAIAVLYGITGSLNMADLAGQVAAVENRGLVQITAILFLIGFGIKAGVFPLYFWLPASYHTPPFAVSAIFGGLLTKVGVYALIRVFTLIFVNEPFLNNIIMVIAILTLVSGGIGALVQNNMRKVFSYLIICHIGYMIAGIGMFTEIAIAGAIFYLIHDIIVKTNLFMLSGVVYRITGTNSMRDLGGIYAKYPKISLLLFIPLFSLVGIPPLSGFWPKINLIKAGFTGGNYITVAAIIFASFITLVIIAKMWAEVFWKDAKEMPERKYFGYYHKMTNLKRSQFIVPVAMLSIVSLYIGFGAEYIQELSARIADELVNSEGYIEAVLKTKN comes from the coding sequence ATGACACAGCAATTAATATTATACCCGCTTTTCTTACAGATGGCCATCAGTATTATCCTGATGTTCGGCTGGTCCAGGATTCGTTTTCAGAAGATCTTCAGCATCTTTGGTAGTACGCTGAGCGTAATTCTGGCGATCGTGCTTTTCAGCTATATATGGCAAAATGGAACTCAAACTATCCAGGCCGGAAACTGGGAAGCTCCCTTCGGAATCACATTTGTTGCAGATTCGCTGGCGGCTACGCTTGTACTATTAACGGCGATTTCAGGACTTGCAGTCTCCATATTTTCCGCAGGTTCAGTATTAAGGGACCGGCTAAGGTTTGGCTACTTTCCCATATTTCATTTCCTGCTACTAGGTTTGAATGGAGCTTTTTTAACTGGGGACATCTTTAACCTCTATGTATGGTTTGAGATCATTATTATTAGTTCGTTCGTATTAATAACCATTGGTGGTGAAAAGGCTCAGCTAGAAGGTGCTGTAAAATATTTCACACTAAACATCTTGGCTTCTATGATCTTCCTTACGGCGATCGCCGTACTTTACGGAATTACCGGAAGCTTAAATATGGCAGATCTTGCAGGTCAGGTTGCTGCTGTGGAAAATCGCGGACTCGTTCAAATCACCGCAATATTATTCTTAATAGGTTTCGGGATCAAAGCGGGAGTTTTTCCGCTGTATTTCTGGTTACCGGCTTCTTATCATACGCCTCCGTTTGCCGTGTCGGCGATTTTTGGAGGATTACTGACCAAAGTAGGTGTTTATGCCCTCATTAGAGTTTTCACTCTAATATTTGTCAACGAACCCTTCCTGAATAATATCATTATGGTCATTGCTATACTTACTTTAGTGAGTGGTGGGATTGGCGCATTGGTCCAGAATAATATGAGAAAGGTATTTTCATATCTTATTATCTGTCATATTGGTTATATGATTGCAGGAATTGGGATGTTTACAGAAATTGCTATTGCAGGTGCGATCTTCTACCTTATTCATGATATTATCGTTAAAACCAATCTTTTCATGCTAAGCGGGGTGGTCTATAGAATCACAGGAACTAACAGCATGCGTGATCTTGGAGGTATTTATGCCAAATACCCGAAAATAAGTTTATTGCTCTTTATCCCGTTATTTTCCCTGGTTGGGATTCCGCCATTATCTGGTTTCTGGCCAAAGATCAATCTAATTAAAGCAGGATTTACGGGAGGTAATTATATCACCGTAGCTGCGATCATTTTTGCCAGCTTTATAACATTAGTGATTATTGCGAAAATGTGGGCTGAAGTTTTCTGGAAAGATGCTAAGGAAATGCCAGAAAGAAAATATTTTGGTTATTATCATAAGATGACCAATCTAAAACGCTCGCAATTTATCGTGCCAGTAGCTATGCTTAGTATTGTATCTTTGTATATTGGTTTTGGAGCAGAATATATTCAGGAGCTATCTGCAAGAATTGCTGATGAACTGGTAAATAGTGAAGGGTACATTGAGGCAGTTTTAAAGACGAAGAATTAA
- a CDS encoding 8-amino-7-oxononanoate synthase: MQKLPLKLEKRLEKRKNDNSLRSLPLAIEGVDFFSNDYLGFSSSEVIRKRTSEIMETQAYQNGATGSRLLSGNHPLFSKAEKMIAEFHDAESALIFNSGYDANLGFFSAVPQKGDFIFYDELSHASIRDGIRMSLAKSYKFIHNNLQDLEAKLRKFDHSSNDFQVYIVTESVFSMDGDIPDLEGITRLSKQYNALLVIDEAHATGVFGENGVGLVQQLGLEENVFARIQTFGKAIGSHGAAILGSNKLKNYLINFARSFIYTTALPPHTLATIIAVYENLQWDVENITKLRANINFFKAELGKNVLAKRFTNSDSAIQSCIVSGNDRVKSIALQLQENGFVVKPILSPTVPVGQERLRFCLHAYNSKQEISEVLERLANFVQKSN, encoded by the coding sequence ATGCAAAAGCTTCCATTAAAATTAGAGAAAAGACTTGAAAAAAGGAAAAATGATAATTCCTTGAGAAGTCTTCCTTTAGCAATTGAAGGTGTAGATTTTTTCTCTAACGATTATCTTGGTTTCTCTTCTTCGGAAGTTATTAGAAAGAGAACTTCAGAGATAATGGAGACACAAGCTTATCAAAATGGAGCTACCGGTTCCAGACTTCTTTCTGGTAATCATCCATTATTCAGTAAAGCTGAAAAGATGATTGCTGAATTTCATGATGCTGAATCTGCTCTTATCTTTAATTCTGGTTACGATGCCAATCTGGGTTTTTTTTCCGCAGTACCTCAGAAGGGTGATTTTATATTCTATGATGAGTTGAGTCACGCTTCTATCCGGGATGGTATTAGAATGAGCCTGGCGAAATCTTATAAATTTATTCATAACAACCTGCAGGATCTTGAAGCGAAACTGAGAAAATTCGATCATTCATCGAATGATTTCCAGGTTTATATAGTGACCGAATCTGTATTCTCTATGGATGGAGATATTCCAGATCTAGAAGGAATAACTAGACTTTCCAAGCAGTATAATGCCTTACTAGTTATAGATGAAGCTCATGCTACCGGCGTATTTGGAGAAAATGGTGTTGGTTTGGTGCAGCAACTTGGTCTCGAAGAAAATGTGTTTGCAAGAATTCAGACCTTCGGGAAGGCGATTGGGAGCCATGGCGCTGCTATCCTGGGAAGTAATAAGCTGAAAAATTATTTGATAAATTTTGCAAGAAGCTTTATTTATACCACTGCACTACCACCACATACCCTTGCTACGATTATTGCAGTTTATGAAAATCTACAATGGGATGTTGAGAATATCACAAAACTTCGCGCAAATATTAATTTCTTTAAAGCGGAACTTGGTAAGAACGTGCTGGCAAAAAGATTTACAAATAGTGATTCTGCTATACAGAGTTGTATCGTATCAGGTAATGATAGGGTCAAGTCAATTGCTTTGCAGTTACAGGAAAATGGCTTCGTGGTAAAACCTATATTATCGCCAACGGTTCCGGTGGGACAGGAAAGATTGAGATTTTGTCTGCATGCCTATAATTCGAAGCAAGAAATTTCGGAGGTCTTGGAAAGGCTGGCTAACTTTGTGCAAAAATCAAATTAA
- a CDS encoding monovalent cation/H+ antiporter complex subunit F, whose translation MTLVEYLHYIILPVLVISAVLILWRFMKGPSIADKIVSLDLLITTGIGIIAIYSIIYNQSTLMDTALILALIAFLSTVALSFYLEKRKRK comes from the coding sequence ATGACGTTAGTTGAATATTTACATTATATCATATTACCTGTGTTGGTGATCTCTGCAGTTTTGATACTGTGGAGGTTTATGAAAGGGCCAAGCATCGCAGATAAAATTGTTTCGCTTGACCTTCTCATTACCACCGGGATCGGGATCATTGCGATATACAGTATCATTTACAACCAATCAACCTTGATGGATACTGCTCTAATTCTGGCATTGATCGCATTTTTGAGCACAGTAGCGCTTTCATTTTATCTTGAAAAACGTAAAAGGAAATGA